A genomic stretch from Halodesulfovibrio aestuarii DSM 17919 = ATCC 29578 includes:
- a CDS encoding phage tail protein: protein MAAVKLPFWFSEEQVRILTQSAAKWFELLTSWASWPLLQMNPETCVETVLNLIAWQRDIDRFKDEPLSLFRKRVKYAYINAKDAGSVAGFKRIFMRLDIGYVEIEERMDGIDWDIVDIQLSDSQLAENQKLLKVLIQHYGRTCRRYRWKIITPVPFYVRAGEFNNTYGYDHAAVPPCTIGIRVEEYSNDFVTL from the coding sequence ATGGCCGCGGTAAAACTTCCATTCTGGTTTTCAGAAGAACAAGTACGCATTCTTACGCAAAGCGCGGCCAAGTGGTTCGAGCTGCTGACAAGTTGGGCCAGCTGGCCACTCCTTCAGATGAATCCGGAAACATGCGTTGAAACCGTGCTTAACCTCATAGCCTGGCAGCGCGACATTGACCGCTTTAAAGACGAACCACTGTCCTTGTTCCGGAAGCGAGTAAAATATGCATACATCAACGCCAAAGACGCGGGAAGCGTAGCCGGTTTTAAACGCATATTTATGCGGCTCGATATTGGCTATGTGGAAATTGAAGAACGCATGGACGGGATTGATTGGGACATTGTTGATATCCAGTTATCCGACTCCCAACTGGCCGAAAACCAGAAACTTTTAAAAGTGCTCATTCAGCATTACGGGCGAACATGCCGGCGGTATCGCTGGAAAATTATTACACCGGTTCCGTTCTATGTACGCGCCGGCGAATTCAACAATACATACGGGTACGATCACGCAGCAGTACCACCATGCACTATCGGTATCCGTGTTGAAGAATACTCTAACGACTTTGTAACGCTTTAA
- a CDS encoding phage tail protein, translating into MATAITYAGETLIAQKQAAGAPLIIEKFILALVPELDPNAPVNRADTRPDNVVHEYTIPAEFKSFLNPNQVVYSMLLGSNLGNFTFNWIGLAAEDGTIVTVTYLPEMEKLKTANNVQGNNLTRNVLLEFSGAQDATGITIPAKTWQIDFTARLDSIDDRMRKTCRDIYGRQCFIKDAALIKNESDSFTLQAGFGYIEGIRVDFSTMPVALGSLPKKLWLDVALQQQGADKVPAVQVLSAAPAEDKADYTDSANDPHYLVAIADINAAGVVTDLRRVEQVETDLVKYLLENGGKKEVTVHLNDANPHGLPLEGGEEGQVLIKQADGGIAWGTVAGVPVGELCFSTNGEALPGTVPANVKQKVRCTLFPQLFEWMKGGTYLTDEAAWDAEAAAQDGTCGKYCWDGGEYFILPCFTKYFAAAHGDKAVGDWAGDAIRNITGRWEQAASGQSTEGTSAGAIRALGLQRGQEAEGSSGPFNGFDFDASREVPTAEENRPKTAYVLPCIKAFDIAINAAQIDMQALAQQVAAINGNKVDRSEWVELVPGKSYKRPDGIIEQIGSISYLSTGDAILPEHLFPVAFTSIPHVSLSLEIDHTINYNASVYKKNITKNGFTPLIDRGATESVNLVIHWKATGK; encoded by the coding sequence ATGGCAACAGCAATTACTTACGCAGGTGAAACGCTCATAGCTCAAAAGCAAGCAGCCGGTGCACCTCTCATTATTGAAAAATTTATCTTAGCTCTGGTTCCGGAGCTGGATCCTAATGCACCGGTTAACCGTGCAGACACAAGGCCGGACAATGTCGTGCATGAGTACACTATTCCGGCCGAGTTTAAGAGCTTCTTAAATCCTAATCAGGTTGTGTATTCCATGTTGTTGGGTTCCAACCTTGGAAACTTCACCTTTAACTGGATTGGCCTCGCTGCTGAAGACGGAACAATTGTTACCGTTACGTATCTTCCTGAAATGGAAAAACTCAAAACAGCAAACAACGTACAGGGGAACAACCTTACCCGTAACGTGCTGCTTGAGTTCTCCGGAGCACAGGACGCAACAGGCATCACTATTCCGGCTAAAACATGGCAGATTGATTTTACAGCACGCCTTGACAGTATTGACGACCGCATGCGTAAAACCTGCCGCGACATCTACGGCCGTCAATGTTTCATTAAAGACGCAGCGCTTATAAAAAACGAGTCTGATAGCTTCACCCTGCAAGCGGGGTTCGGGTACATAGAAGGGATCCGCGTTGACTTTTCCACTATGCCGGTAGCCCTTGGCAGCCTACCAAAAAAACTTTGGTTAGACGTTGCCCTGCAGCAGCAAGGAGCAGACAAGGTTCCAGCTGTACAAGTTCTTTCTGCTGCTCCGGCTGAAGACAAGGCCGACTACACGGACAGCGCCAACGACCCGCACTATTTGGTTGCAATTGCCGACATCAACGCAGCTGGCGTGGTGACGGATCTACGCAGAGTAGAACAGGTAGAAACCGACCTTGTAAAATATCTGCTTGAGAACGGCGGCAAGAAAGAAGTTACTGTCCACCTGAATGATGCCAACCCTCATGGCTTGCCACTTGAAGGCGGCGAGGAAGGGCAGGTGCTTATCAAACAGGCCGACGGGGGGATTGCATGGGGAACCGTTGCCGGTGTTCCAGTTGGTGAACTCTGCTTTTCTACAAACGGCGAAGCATTGCCCGGAACAGTTCCGGCCAACGTAAAACAAAAAGTACGCTGTACCCTTTTTCCGCAGCTTTTTGAATGGATGAAGGGCGGGACGTATCTTACAGATGAAGCAGCGTGGGACGCCGAAGCCGCAGCACAGGACGGCACATGCGGCAAGTACTGTTGGGATGGTGGGGAATACTTCATTCTGCCGTGTTTCACAAAGTACTTTGCGGCGGCTCATGGGGATAAAGCGGTTGGTGATTGGGCAGGGGATGCAATTCGGAATATTACAGGGCGCTGGGAACAGGCCGCAAGTGGACAGTCAACAGAAGGAACGTCGGCAGGCGCAATTAGAGCTCTTGGGTTGCAACGAGGTCAAGAAGCAGAAGGCTCGTCTGGTCCGTTCAACGGTTTTGATTTTGATGCTTCCCGCGAAGTCCCCACAGCCGAAGAGAACCGCCCAAAAACCGCCTACGTTCTGCCATGTATCAAAGCGTTTGATATAGCCATTAATGCCGCACAGATTGACATGCAAGCACTGGCGCAACAGGTGGCGGCTATTAATGGGAACAAGGTTGATCGTTCCGAGTGGGTGGAACTGGTGCCGGGTAAGTCATACAAACGGCCTGACGGGATTATTGAACAAATAGGGTCTATCTCATATTTGAGCACAGGTGATGCTATTCTCCCAGAACATTTATTTCCTGTGGCGTTTACATCCATCCCTCATGTTTCTCTTAGTTTGGAAATTGATCATACGATCAATTACAATGCCAGCGTCTATAAAAAAAATATTACAAAAAATGGATTCACACCTCTAATCGACCGTGGTGCAACAGAGAGCGTTAACTTAGTAATTCATTGGAAAGCAACAGGGAAGTAG